Part of the Plasmodium malariae genome assembly, chromosome: 9 genome is shown below.
tttcacGTAATTACACATTTgcataaattcatatttgttataaatatatatatatgtacatgtaagtACGAATACATacgcatatgtacataatgcatgaatatgtatatgcagaCATTTGCTCCATCTTAACCCATTTAAAGGTTTACCgtgtaacaaaaaaaaaaaaaaaaaaaaatgtattccTTCACATACTATTAatccatattttttcattttaaaataaataacaacgATGTCACAATTATGcgcatatatttgttttattttaaattaatttgtattttatacttttcttttatttaaaaaaaaaaaaaaaaaaaacttacaTAAAATGACATTTTCTCagacaattttttttttttttttttttcttgtattcttttaaaaactGTAACTGTCTTTTGTTAATTGCACCTTTTCTTCTATCTCGTATAAAAACAATTGCATCAATAGGATCCATTCCAAATTCAATTAATACAATAGAAGCTAAAACAGGTGCTCTACCTAACCCTGCTACACAATGAACGGCAACTGcgcaattatttttaattacattatttaCAATGTTTAACCAATTATTAACAATATCTACATTTGGGGCATCCCCATCTGGGAATATTAATTCATGAACATTTATTCctgcattttttatttcaccaTCATTATATGTCCTCTCGCATGTACGAACTAAATCAGTcacattataatttttcatttcttttatatataatggtaATAAATCATTTGTTGGTGCATCTaaaatcaaaatttttattttcccatGCTCAATTTTTGTTGGATGATTTAAAACTGGGTTTAAGTAATCCATATTATAGTTTGCATTACCTAAATATCTTTCCATTTCGAAATATTTCACATTTATTCTATTAATAACTTTATCAAAAGtactactttttttataaactcGTTTATTACAATAAAAGAAGGATTTActtaataattcataatcAACACTACTTTGCATTTTTCACGAATTTCTGAAAAATGagtctttttcttttttttccttttgctGTTTTGcgagtgtatatatatatacatatacacatacaatTATACAGCTTTATATGCACTAATTTAGCACGGTTTAAAACTCGTTTCAACTGCTACAAGCTACTTCGGGGGATCAATTCGGATGCTTCAACTAAGCACCAATAAGGGTCTTACTAACTGGTTAACACCAAATAGGATAACTCTATAGTGgcaatgttaaaaatatatataataacatcatatgcaaaaagtatttttgcatacaaaaaaattacatacaaaaaaaaaaaaaaaaatcgttaattaaaaatatattcactATTTCGTGTAAACtataaacaaatatgaaCACTATTCCTTGAaataaaatcttttttttttcaatatttcattgtgtaaatataaacaaatgtTCGTATATTCGTATATGCGCATaagcatatatgtgtacatgtatatgttcgtatatatatataggcaGATGGATAAAAATGTCatgcaaaattattattgttacttaTGCATGTAGCACACATAGACACACacacgtatatgtatgtatatatatatatatatgtacatgcaataaattatatatttattaatattacctTTTTGAGGTAaatatatgcgtatgtaATTTCCAATTTTGAAATATGGGAAAGGGGATTAGCACAATTTGTGGGAACGGTAGAGTCAAGAAGAGTACATCcatctatacatatatgcaaacaaacatacatacatatatacacaaataacatgtatattactttatatcaatactaaatataattaataatagatgtaatttttaaaaatgtgctATTTGATATTCTTCATATTtgcataaataaacaaattctTATGACAAAACATAAATacgtatattaataaataaaaaaaaaaatacgtaaTCATTAAACAGAtgcacctttttttttctttaaaacaCTTGtaagaaatgataaaatttcaaaaattattatcacaactattttataacttgtacactaaatatatatagatattttataaaattataaaggaAGTGATAAATCATTGTAGCATATAACGTGTGACAATGTGTATATGTGAggtatgtaaatatttatgtatatatatatatatttataaatgtataaatacattaGATGCAAAGAAAGAACTTAGAATGGCGGGTGTaatgggggaaaaaaaaaaaaaggtatttaaataatagaCCGCATATAGGTAGTAAAATGAAAACtttgtgtataaatatgtattaattgCATGTAAAATGGGATGAAaggtaataaaaagaaatatatatatatgtaaatggaTATATAAACAGAAATATAGATAATACACAAACAAATACgcatgcacatatatgtatatttttaaatgtgtaCTTATATCTCTGTCACTCCGAAAAGGCAGTGCGTTTTTACACACGCACcgtaatataaaatagttCACATTTCGacataaacaaatatttcatttttctcttaTACTTATcccatttattataaaaaaaatgaaattaacttatttaataaaaaaaaaaaaaattaatcttAAAATGATGAATGGATATACTTTGTAACAatgttacatataataaatccGTTCTCATTAAAgtcaatttatatataattcttattaattatatccGCGGTGGtggtaaaagaaaaaaatgtatatatatgtatattattatttaattttaatatgtatacagcaatattaaatattctaATTAATAAGTTGCACATCTTTTGTGTTCTCTAAAagcttattttttacaatttacACAACTGGTATATTTATCCTCCagtttttttctaattttttttttatattataattcttttatataatttattcgtAAATAACACAAGCCAATAATTCATTTAACAATCTCCACTCATACTTATACAATGCAAAGGCTCGCGTAAACACATAATTTATCTTTGTATTTATTCTTACGCTTACCCGTACGCTTTCTCTTATTCTTACtctatcttattttattttttcataaaccTTTCTATGTTAACATTTgcaatattttctatttttggACGCTCTCTGAATATGTTACaaacataatttaattcCTACGTTATCTAACTACTTgcatttgtttattattttttccttatccctttttgtcatttattcattatttatatatttatgtagttCTTCTCAGCTTCTTGATGCACTGATGAgattaaaattacatatcaatgtaaatgatataaattcaaataaGTAATTAGctcatattatatacatataaaaatttatagttATTGTGTTCAACCCTTGGGTTGTTTCCTCTGCCGTGTATGGTGGGCTTTAAAAGTTTAtctgctttttatttttttgaatat
Proteins encoded:
- the PmUG01_09022500 gene encoding protein tyrosine phosphatase, putative translates to MQSSVDYELLSKSFFYCNKRVYKKSSTFDKVINRINVKYFEMERYLGNANYNMDYLNPVLNHPTKIEHGKIKILILDAPTNDLLPLYIKEMKNYNVTDLVRTCERTYNDGEIKNAGINVHELIFPDGDAPNVDIVNNWLNIVNNVIKNNCAVAVHCVAGLGRAPVLASIVLIEFGMDPIDAIVFIRDRRKGAINKRQLQFLKEYKKKKKKKNCLRKCHFM